The sequence TTGTCTTGAAAGCCACCTTGGACTCCTTCAGGACGACATCATCTACTTTGTCGGTGACGTCTTCCCAGTCCCCTCTCTCATTGCAGCTCAGGACGCGAACTGGGCTATCTTCCTTCCCAGGAGATAGCGGGAGTACGACGGTAGCGGGATGCTTCAGGAGCAGGTTGCTGCCTTTGATAACCTTGACAATGTGACTCATACTGTCGATCCCGCTCATGTGTTCAGCGTTGTTTATTCCAGCACAATTCAAGGCCTCACTGTCAACTGGCGTCACCTTTAGGAGAAAATCGTCATGGGAacttacaaaaagtacaaatagGTCCATAAGAGCGAGAAAATCATAACacatgaacagagacggggggcgacatagctTATCTGACACGTGACGACCCGTTTCTGCAGTCACGTGGCTTTGAAAACGTCACGTTACGAAAATTTGGGCAAGTTCGATTTATCTTTAGTGCTAGTTCTGTAACGTTTATTGATTTTCATAATGTCAAAACAGATAAAGTGTCATGCTACGATTCATGACGTACGATTTGTCAAACAGTTACAAATGATCACGTGTTCACTAGAAAGTATTAGTGTTTCTTCGTACTTACTTGAAATGAAATCTCTTCACCGGGAGAGACAGAGTCCGCAGGCAGAGATACCTCAATCCCCGTCTGTTCCGAAGACGTCAGCGTCAATGCTTCTCCTTCCTTTACAATGTGGCTATGCTCTAACGGCCTCGCCACGACAGCATAGGTGGACAAGTGTGTCACCTCAACAGTCACATGCCTTTCACCCTAGGAGAAGAACGAGGAAGCAGAGTCAAGAACATTGGCCATCATACAAGACTTGAATTAGCTGTTGTCTTTTCTACTAGCTTTTATGTGTTCATTGGTGCTACTATATATCAATACCAAGACAATTTGCTTAACCATAGCCCTTGTGACTGAACATATTATGAATTCTAGATCAATAACAACATAATTATGTATAGAGATACAATCTGGTGTAGCTGTCAGAAAACCTACTTGATCTTCCTCGGTCAGTGTCTTCATCATACTCCACGACTTCCCCTGATCGTCTGATACCATCACGGCGTATTCCCGTTCCTTGTTGAACTTGGGCAGCGAGTGGGGGATCTTCAGCTTTATGGGCTTGGAGAAGGTCTTCCCCGCTGGCCCCATCTCGATGATATCGCTGACCAGTTGCTCGTTGTCTCCGATCATGAGCGTTTGAGCGTAGCCGTGTGGGTTCAACACTACCGAGATGATGGCGGAATCTTCAGCGGAAGCTCCTGGAGGGATGGTCAAGTTGCAACCGGCTGGTAGATCAACGGACTGTGCGGTGGTCGAGTCTGTCGATATCTTGTAGCTGTGGGAGATACAAGTCAACATTTTCAACTTCATGCTCTATCAACATCTAAAACAATCATTGAGAACATGCACATTTTTACTACTATTGTTTCATCCCATTTACCACTAGCAAGCAATTAAAATGATGTGCTCAAAGAGATAAAAAAACTTCAGACACCTGTATCGTTTGTCGTATTCGTCTGGAACGGTTTGGCCCAAACGCCATTCTTCTTCCACTTCCAAGGCGATCGACTTTGTAGTTGCCGAAGTAACCTCAAACAGAAGATCCTCCATTACTACTTCTTCTGCAGCATCCAGTACGATTTCCTTCATCATTGACCTGCTTGGTATCTCTAACAAAAGATCTTCCATCACTATCCCTTCTGCAGCATCCAGCACGGCGCTTGTCGCGATTTCCTTTATCATTGACCGGCTGGTTTTCTCCACCGCCTCTACCATCACCCTCCATGCAACACCGAGTACCCGCATATCAAATGTTGTCAAGTCTTCATCTGTCAAAAATAGGGCAGCTTGTTCCTCGTCCACGACGTCTTGGCGGATTTCCATCAGGAATGATagggtgacgtcatcaatgacGTCCTCCAAGCAAAGCTCATCAGCATCCATCGCGGCGTACGCGTCTATCATGTCCAACATCAGCTCGTCAGCTAACCCCTCTTCAACGATGGTGGCCATATCTATTGAGAAAGATTCCATGATTGTGTCGTCCGCTACTTCCTGAATGATGGTGTCTGTGACGTAGCTGAGGCTATCTTCAACCAGAAGCTCGGTGAGTACGGAGACCACGCCTTCTTTGACAATCTTCGGTTCAGGGAAGTCTACAGGAGAGTTGTCCAGGACCAATCCCTGGTTTGTTCCTGCTTCTTTTTTTCTCAGCTTCCGCAGGTGATGAAGAGAAAGAGGCAAACTGGACAGGCGACCGTTTCCTTCCAAATCGAGAGTTTCAAGATTGAGCAGGCGTCCGATGCTTTCAGGAAGTTTGCGCAGTTTGCAGCCGGCGAGATGGATTTCTTTCAGTGAAGACAACTTTCCGATTGATTCCGGAAGCGACTCGACACCACAGTAACTGAAATCAAGACTCTCTATCACTTCAAGGTCTTCGAGACCCTTCGGAAGTGATGTCAATGAGTAGTTGTCTTCCAAGTCCAAAATCTTTAACCTCGGAGGAACGTTCAGCTCTAGGTCGCCCCGATAGTTGTTCAGCCTGTTCCGTTTCATCTTTAAGCACTCGAGACGTCCCAGTGCCTTGATGGCTTCTGGGATGGTTCGGAAGGCGTTATCGTTGAGGATAAGGACCTTCATTCTCTTAAGATCTGAAAAGTCTGAAGGAAGTGTTGTCAGTACATTCTTCGACAAATCAAGGGTTTCAATTTTGGCCAATTGAGTGAGATTCCTGGGAATCGATTCTAACTCGCAGCCAGAAAGTGCGACGTACTTTAGGTACTGGAGTTGCTTCATCGTTGCTGGAAGTGCAGCAATGTGCGGATTTCGTGAAAGATCGATTTTTGCCAGGTACTTGCACCTTGAAATGTTCCCACTGATCTCTCTGAGGTCACAGCCTGCCGCTTCTATCTCCTTTAGATTAGAAAGACTGGCGATTTCAACCGGTACGCAACCCAGAGGGTTGTATGACACATCCAGGATCTCAGCTTCCTTTAGAGTGAAGACGGCTGGTGGTATTTCCTCGAGTGACTGCTTTGAGAGATTTAGCTCTCTAGAAGAATCTGTCTCCCTCATTTGGGCCCTCAGATGTGCTGCCATTTCCTCGTGCTCGCCCAGTTCCGCTTGCCTTGCTGGACTTGTTCCCCTAGGCCTTCCTTTTGACGATGTTCTCATACTGTTGTCGGGTACCGATAGTCTTCTTGAGCGCGGACTCGGGCTTCTGCTTGTCGGTCTGCCTGTCGTTGGTGGCCGTGGACTTAGGCTTTTCCTTGACGTTGATGGCCTCTCATTCTCGTCGTCGGTAGCCGAGAGCCGCCTGGAGCGTCGACTTCTTGTCGTCGTTGATGGCCTATGGGGTTCGCTCTCGCCCTCTTCCACCGTCAATGTTATACTCGGTGTCCTAGGTCTACCTGTTGTGAGTGGTCTCTGGTCAGTTACCGATAGCCATCTTGGGCTTGTTGGGCTAGTTGGGCTAGTTGGTGTCTGCCCTCTTGGGCTACTTGGGCTCgggcttctttttttttttttttttttttttttttttttttttttttttttttattgccatgaataattatacaaatacaaaaaaatgaacagaAGACAGCCTCCCATAAATTTTTTACAGCATAAAGTAACCAAACTAAGCGAAATCATACATTTAAATATCAGAATTAAGCAAACTGCAAAtatatatcaacaacaaaaaagcgaAATCATAAGCACAAAGTTCCCCACTTACCCCgatgcttctccagcttcccCCTCCGAGACGCAATAAGACATTCTGTCTTTTGAAATACCGATGTAAGTGTTTTAAAGGACTGGAAATTTAGAATCTTAAAGCGTCGGGAACGGAATATGAAAATCTTACCCAATAATATAATCAAGTTTTTTAAAGGGGGTGCACTTAAAGATAGATCTCCAAACATAACAACAAAGGAATTTAATTCTAAAGTCAAGCTTATTTCTTGTTTTAGCCAAGTTTGTACATTGTTCCAAAAAGATATCACATGAGGGCATTCCCAGAAGATATGAATGTAAGATTCTTCATCACTTTGGCAGAAAGAACAGGTACTAGATTCAATTAAATtccaaagttttaaaacttGTTGCATGGTAAGAATTTATAAAGTAAACGGTACTGAAAATACCGAGCATTGGGGTCAATAGTACATTTAGACAAAGCTGTAAATACTTCTCGCCATGGTATGGGTCTATCAAAATAGTAAAACCATGATAATCGTACTTTATGGGCAATACTCACTTCATTTGTATGGACAAGAAAGAAATTATATAACAACTTATTAATTTTAATATTTCTTAACCACATATGATTATATTGGCGCGGTAAACATACAAGCTCTTTCGAATGGTCAATATTTAATAAGGTTTTCCATGCTTTCGGGATTGCGGAGATAAGCTGTTGATATTGAAACTGCTCACAACTGTTTGGGTACACTAAACAAAATTCAGCGTACGACATAACATTTCCATCTGTATCTAACAAGTCATTTACAAAAATTATATTCCTATTAAACAGAGCAGTTTGAAAAATGGATTTATTATCAACAGTAATGTTGGAGTTATTCCAAAGTATTTGTTGACGCACATCAGCTGGCGTCGCGGGTTCAACGTGCTGAAATTTGTACCATGCATCTAAAACTTCAAAGAGAAAACCCTTATAATTAAGGGTTTGCACTGAAGATAACTGCATGAAAGGAAATAAACTCAGATTAAGACGAGGATGAACTTTTATAGCAAAAGAAGTAAACCAATCCGCATGAAAAAATAATTTAGGTACCCATGAAGCTTTCATGGTAAGGTTAAAAGCACGTAAATTAATTAACTTCAAACCACCATTTTCCACCAAATTATATAATACTTTTCTGGCTACTCTTTCTGGTCCATCTTCCCAAATAAAGGAGAAGACTTTCCTCTCATAAATTTTAAAGAACAGATCATTTGGGGAAGGTAAAACCTGAAATAAGTTTGTAAACTGGGGAACCACCAGGGAATTAACAACTGTTATTTTTCCATAAAGAGATAAAGTTTTGCCTTTCCATGGTCGTAATAACCTGTCCAGTCGTTCCAAACGAGGTTCAAAATTTACATTAACAAGAGTATACATATCGATGGGAATATGAATTCCCAATACATCCACACCTCCGTCAACCCATTGAAATGGTAGATGGGTGGGTAAACAAAAATTTGTAAACTTTAAACAGCCTAATCTTAAAATTTTACACTTTTCGGCATGTAATTGAAGACCAGAGATACTGGAGAAACGTTCTAAATCAGACAGCAACGCATAAAATGTCTGCAAATTGGGTTCAAACGGAAAATTCGAATCATCCGCATATTGAGAAATCTTAGTACATTTTCCATTGATATTCAAACCACGAATTGAATGATTGGACCTTATCTTAATGGCAAGGACTTCAACCGCTATTACAAAAAGGTACGGCGACAAAGGACAACCTTGACGTACGCCACGATTCAATGTAAAAGGATTAGAAATATATCCATTATTAATAACTGAACttattgatttttcatacaaaacTTTTACCCACGTTTTCAGTTGTGGGTCAAAGTTAAAATAATCCAAACATTTAAACATGAAATCCCACCTTAAAGTGTCAAAAGCTTTCTTATAATCAGCGATAAATATTAATCCAGGCTTCCCTGTATCTTCATAATGTTCAATCGTGTCTAAAAGTCTTCTTATATTATCTCCTATGTATCTACCCTTAATAAACCCTGTTTGATCAGTCTCGATTATATCTGAAATTACCTGTTTAAATCTAAGCGCAATACACTTCGACAAAATTCTAGTATCGCAGCAGAGAAGAGTAAGAGGGCGCCAGTTTGTAATAGCAGTTGGGTCCTTGTCCACTCCCTTATTGTCCTTTtttaaaagtaatgaaataaggCCTTGTCTTTGAGTATCTGAAAGACACCCATTGGCAAACGAATAATTGAAACATTGTAACATAGGTCCTtgaaaaacatcaaataatTCCTTATATACATCTACAGGGATACCATCTAACCCTGGTGCTTTCCCAGACTGAAAcgaaaaaatagcattttttaaCTCATCTACGTTAATCAAACCTTCGCAAGCTTGTTGCTGGTCATTTGATAATCGTTTACTGTAGTTTGTTGGGAAAAAACCATCGCAATTAGCTTCTGTAAGGGGCACTGGTGTTTCTTCAAAAGAGTATAATGTGGAATAAAAACTAACCTGATCGGACAAAATATCTTGTGGGTTGAAAATTACCTCCCCAGATGGCCTCTTAagtctttgaatattttttctagAATAATTTCGACGAACTAAATTAATAAAATACTTTGTACACCTCTCACCCAATTCCATCCAGCGTGCTTTCGATCTGATTAAAATACCATTTAAACGTTCATTGTATAAAGATTCAAGTAGTTTTTGCTTACATGCTAAATCATCCAGCTGGTCAGGAGAGGGGCAGGTGGTATTGTCAATTTGAGTTTGCAAAAGATTAATTTCATTAATAAGTTGCTTTTCTTTTATAAGGTATTGTTTCTTTTTCCAACTAGAAAACTTAATACAGTGTCCCCGAAAGAAACATTTTGCGGCGTCCCAAACAACTTGCGGATTTGCACTACctacattattttcaaaaaattcagacataacttgttttgtttgttgaagaaatgttttgtcCTGAAGAAGAGATTGATTGAATTGCCAATAACCAGGGCCACGTGGGAACTCCATGGTTACAAACGCTAATGTAATTAAGTTATGATCGGACTTAAATTTATCGGcaatacaacattttgttactcTATTAActaatgaaaaagaaataagaaaatagtCTAGTCTACTTGCGTGGAGCCCGCGACGCCAGGTGTAACGAGTAGTGTTTGGATTTCTAAAACGCCAAATGTCCAGTAAATCAAATTTTCCTTTTAATTCAGAGATTGCTTCCAGTGCATTGGGATGGTAATTACGTTGTTTAACACCTGCTCTGTCCATCAAGGCATTTTGCACCGTATTAAAATCCCCAACAACAATAAGATTATCATAACTTATCTCAAAAGTATCTATAACTATCTCAAGTTCCTTAAAAAAGGTACGAGAGTCGTCATTTGGCGCATACAAATTGACTAGACAAAAATGTAGATCATCTATCTCGATATCTAAAATAATCCATCGCCCATGTTCATCAGTCTTAATCTGATGAACATGAGCGGTGGTGTTGTTTTTAACTAAAATAGCCACACCTCTTTGGTTAGAGGTACCATGCGAGAAGAATATTTGCCCACCCCATTCGTTCTGCCACACCTTTTCGTCTCTAATGGTACTATGTGTCTCTTGTAAACAGTATATGTTGCAAGGCTTGTCTTTTAACCAAGTAAAAAGTCCCCTTCTTTTATAAGAATCCCCCAGCCCATTACAATTATAACTTGATATCTGGCACTCTACCTGTGTCATAACTTCTGGGAAAATAATCGTCTCGGAGAAGAAAGCCGGAAGAAGTCATCGGGGCATCGGATAggatttgatgatgatgatctacaAAGAAAGTAAACTTGGGGAACAGTTAGCCACAAACATGAgctcaaatcaaaatcaatcaaaagatcaaaataaatgtcaatgcAAATCATAAGTGGAATCAACAAAAAAGAACTTAGATACAGAGTTATGCATCTAGTAAAATGAATATTGCGTACAATGTAGTACGTGATGATTAAACAAAAACTCTGAAATCTTGTGCCTATAACTGATAGAACAGAAATCATGTACCAAATCATATAAACCAAATTATATAGAACACAAAGTATGAGTGAATCAATCCAACATAGGAAGATAGTCATCAAACTTaacaaaatacaagaaataaaatgaacatCATAACTCAAAATATCATTCCGTAAACAAAGGACTGAGCTCAGGATTTGGCCAATCTCAAATTCTATAGCATCGCTTGTGGCTGTGATTACTATTGTAATAATAATTGGGAGGACTTTAGAACAAAAAGaataagacaacaacaaaaaattcctATGGCCCACTATGGGTAGTTCCATTTCGCATACAGAGGCCTACCTTAGGCTTAACATCAAATTACATGAAATAATTTCTCTCACACATGGTCCACACagttcaaaatattttatttcaagTAGTAGCACAGTTAGCCCGAAGGCAAGTCATCAGTAGACTGAATGCACTTCGTGTTCTTGTCTAGTAGTGTGATCATGATACGGCAGTTACCGTCGATCCATGTGTCCTTGATCAAGTTGTCTTTCTTTGCAGACAGAGCAGCTGTGAAAATACGATGGTTTTCCTTTGTTAGGTCCGCAACAATCAGCAAGGGTCTCCCGTGGTCATCCTTCTTTCCCTTCAGTTTAGCTCGGGCGCGGAAGATTCGATTGCGGTCTTGCCACGACACGAATTTCACCAACATGAAGCGCGAAAAGTTGTCTTTCCTAGCTCCAACACGGTGAGCGCGATCAATAGACGAAGGTTGCAGTTCAAGCCCGAGTTTAATCCTGCAGAAGTTGACGACATCTTGTATGCACCGCTCACCTGTCTCCCCAGGCACCTCTGGAATTCCGCGAATCCGAAGACTATTTCTCCTCGTGTATTGTTCGAGTAAGTTGATCGAGTTACCAActcggggtgggaggggggccttCTCCATGTCTGCCACTTTCTTTTCCAGGTTGTCAAGTCTACCCTCCAGCGCATCCTGCCGTCTCAGCACTTGGCCCAACTCGTCCCGAATGGCTTGCACTTCAGCCGACTTGGCGACATGTTGAAGCTGACGAGAAAGAGCTGCTTCAATGGATTCTTCAATAATAGCTTTCAGGTCACTGACCGATGTAGACGCCATATCTATCTCACTAGCTGTAGTCGTGGTAcagggtttcttggaactgtttGGCCCTTCACCGCTGCCAGAGCGCCTGTTTCGCTTCGTGGAACGTGTCCTAACCATATAATCCGTGTTCGGGCGACGTGTCGACCGTTAAACCCCAAGGCGTGCACTCGAAAAGTGTGTTTTAGAGGAGGGCGCTCAGCATAGCGTCCCCTCtgggcgccatcttggatcccGACCAGTACGTGTTTCTACTCTCGGGCTTCTTAACCTACTTGGGCTCGGGCGTCTTGCCGATAATGGCCTCTCGTCTATTTCCGGAAGCCTTATTGGACTCGGTTTTCTAGGCCCGGCTGTTGTCGATGGCCTCTCGCTCGCTCCTGTAGCAGACAGCAATCTTGGATTTCGGCTTCTGTCTGTAGGCGCTGGCCTTCTTGGGCTGGGTATCCTCCGGGCACCGTCCATTCTGTACCCGTCAGGAGCTGATTTAGTTTTGTGTGGTGATAACTTGCctacaaaataacacaaaaccAAATGCGTCTGTTCCATAGAAACAAAACTGCACCCATCAGAGGAGGACAGGCTTTGCGAGATTGCTCAATACGACTTAACATATCTTCATGGCATACTCTCTATCCCTTTCTTTTCCACAGGTGCCTACTTCACGTAAAACCATGACCCTTGCACCTAATGCTCACAAGCTATCAGTATACGGTGGTATTTGACAGGCTCTATAGTGCATGcattatgattttaaaaccatTTGTCAATCCTTGTTGACATGTTCACTTCTGTCACTCTGCCAAATCAACAAATAgcactaaggccacagcaagtaaattttatggatgacatcctctgcagactgcaaaaatagtgagaaaaaaaacaagatgggtaaaaaaaaaacaagatggctaaatttaaaaaaaagacaccgTAAATATTTTAAGAAGagtttaagtgacaaaacatggtagtactgacgacaaatcattcattcctgtattaacgaagtgaactagtgtagtaaaagtgacactagtgtggtagactggtatcacttaccaagttggcaacttaacttatgacttccatagtgttgccacttttccaactatccagctggtttcactttTATAACTACAATCGTGGCTACCTCGCTAATGTCActcctacaagtacaattattaggctccAACACAACatgctttcccattttggtactttcttgtcatgtcgaccatctccgaagaagtaaaaaatcttgttttttttctgaaatcaggcaaaaattaatgagcgcgcggatgtcatccataaaatttacttgctgtggcctaagggttATTGCAGCATAGTTTAATATATATTGATCGACAAACTGTTCTGGCAAAGCATctaacaagaaatcaaattgactCTAGACTCAAAGCAAAGCTCGCTGGCTTATAAACAGTTACAGCCAAATAGTTATAGCTGTATAAATAGTTACAGCCAGTTCCTAGTGCGAAAAATATCGTCTGACCGCCATGACCTCTACATGTACACCACACCTCGGTAACCATGCACCGAAAGACTACCAATTCCTTCCCATCGTCGCTAATTACTGTAATCGTGTGGGTCTCAGGCTGGTACAATAGCCTATAGATAACACTCGTTTCCGAAGGTAGCCAAATAACGAACAAACTAATGTATGAACGAACACTATAAACGGATCAAACAGCAATATGTACTCTATCAAAGTCTATGCAGCCTGGGGGTCTGACCGCCTGACCATGGGCCGGTTGCCAAGGA comes from Branchiostoma floridae strain S238N-H82 chromosome 19, Bfl_VNyyK, whole genome shotgun sequence and encodes:
- the LOC118407079 gene encoding uncharacterized protein LOC118407079 produces the protein MKVLILNDNAFRTIPEAIKALGRLECLKMKRNRLNNYRGDLELNVPPRLKILDLEDNYSLTSLPKGLEDLEVIESLDFSYCGVESLPESIGKLSSLKEIHLAGCKLRKLPESIGRLLNLETLDLEGNGRLSSLPLSLHHLRKLRKKEAGTNQGLVLDNSPVDFPEPKIVKEGVVSVLTELLVEDSLSYVTDTIIQEVADDTIMESFSIDMATIVEEGLADELMLDMIDAYAAMDADELCLEDVIDDVTLSFLMEIRQDVVDEEQAALFLTDEDLTTFDMRVLGVAWRVMVEAVEKTSRSMIKEIATSAVLDAAEGIVMEDLLLEIPSRSMMKEIVLDAAEEVVMEDLLFEVTSATTKSIALEVEEEWRLGQTVPDEYDKRYSYKISTDSTTAQSVDLPAGCNLTIPPGASAEDSAIISVVLNPHGYAQTLMIGDNEQLVSDIIEMGPAGKTFSKPIKLKIPHSLPKFNKEREYAVMVSDDQGKSWSMMKTLTEEDQGERHVTVEVTHLSTYAVVARPLEHSHIVKEGEALTLTSSEQTGIEVSLPADSVSPGEEISFQVTPVDSEALNCAGINNAEHMSGIDSMSHIVKVIKGSNLLLKHPATVVLPLSPGKEDSPVRVLSCNERGDWEDVTDKVDDVVLKESKVAFKTKQLSSGYTVICCNDSSNATGIVNLVAKNVRARLLGAN